In Phragmites australis chromosome 24, lpPhrAust1.1, whole genome shotgun sequence, the following are encoded in one genomic region:
- the LOC133907750 gene encoding nucleolin 2-like has protein sequence MGKSSKKSGVEVASAAASVPDGKSGKKGKRNAEDEIEKAISTKKQKTVPEVKKQPPPKKVESSSSEEEDSSDSEEEVKVQPKKVVQPKKGTQPPKQESSDDSSSSDDEPSKKPVTPSIKPLAASSSSSDDSSDSDESSSDEEPAKKPAAPSKKPIAVVNNGSKKVKSDSSSSDSSSDEESDEDEKPAAQLKKPAAASVQKKTQESDNSDSDFDDDSDEDMPAKAPVAAKKKEESSDSSDSESDSDSEDENNNVKTVQPAKAAPSKQREESSDSSEESSDSSESDSSDSSESDSSESESDSDEPEKPTIPAKRPLATVKKNEQSDDESDDSSGDSSDDSSDESDVEPPQKKLKDYAPSSAAKPATKVSKKESSSGEDDDDSSEDSSDGDSHKEVQSKQKPKAEDSSSSESSEEDGDKESDKSVKIPMKKGTLVDNSLTSAHSAKKMAQNEPKTPASNQSQATGSKTLFVGNLSYNIEHEQVKQFFEEAGEVVDIRLATFEDGSFRGFGHVEFATAEVAQKALEFAGHDLMGRPVRLDLAIERGAYTPGSGRDSSSFKKSAQRSGNTVFIKGFDRSLGADQIRSSLEEHFSSCGEITRISIPKDHDTGESKGMAYMDFKDQDSLSKAYELTGSDLGGFNLYVDEAKPRPDNNRDGGFSGDRRGGFSGRGWSDIGCGRDGGRGRGRGGRGDRGRGGRGTPYRQNPGTVSTGKKTTFGDD, from the exons ATGGGCAAGTCGAGCAAGAAGTCCGGTGTTGAGGTTGCATCTGCTGCTGCCTCTGTTCCAGACGGGAAATCTGGAAAGAAGG GGAAGAGAAATGCGGAAGATGAGATTGAGAAGGCTATCAGCACCAAGAAGCAAAAAACTGTACCTGAAGTGAAGAAGCAGCCCCCTCCGAAGAAGGTTGAGAGCAGCAGTTCTGAGGAGGAGGATTCTTCAGATTCCGAAGAGGAG GTTAAGGTCCAGCCAAAGAAGGTTGTCCAACCTAAGAAAGGTACACAACCTCCTAAACAGGAGTCCAGTGATGATAGCTCATCATCTGATGAT GAACCTTCAAAAAAACCTGTTACCCCTTCAATTAAACCCCTGGCTgccagtagcagcagcagtgaTGACAGCAGTGACAGTGATGAGAGCAGCTCTGATGAGGAACCTGCAAAGAAGCCTGCTGCCCCTTCAAAGAAGCCTATTGCAGTGGTTAACAATGGTTCCAAAAAGGTCAAGTCCGACAGCAGCAGCTCTGACAGTAGCTCGGATGAGGAATCTGACGAGGATGAA AAGCCTGCTGCTCAATTAAAGAAGCCTGCAGCTGCCTCTGTTCAGAAGAAAACCCAAGAGTCTGATAACTCTGACAGTGATTTTGATGATGATTCAGATGAG GATATGCCTGCTAAAGCTCCAGTAGCAgccaagaaaaaggaagaatcCAGCGACAGTTCTGATTCTGAGAGTGATTCTGACTCTGAGGATGAG AATAACAATGTTAAAACAGTACAGCCTGCCAAGGCTGCTCCTTCTAAACAGAGGGAAGAATCTAGTGATAGCTCAGAAGAATCTAGTGATAGCTCAGAATCTGACTCATCTGATAGCTCAGAATCTGACTCATCCGAGTCAGAGTCAGATTCTGATGAA CCTGAAAAACCTACTATCCCTGCAAAAAGGCCTCTAGCAACAGTTAAGAAGAATGAACAA tcagatgatgaatctgatgataGTTCCGGTGATAGTTCTGATGATAGTTCTGATGAAAGTGATGTGGAGCCTCCACAAAAGAAGCTTAAG GATTATGCTCCTTCTAGTGCTGCAAAGCCTGCCACTAAGGTTTCCAAGAAAGAAAGCAGTAGtggtgaagatgatgatgacagtTCAGAAGACAGCTCTGATGGTGATAGCCATAAAGAAGTTCAATCAAAG CAAAAACCAAAAGCAGAAGACAGCAGCAGCTCTGAATCTTCTGAAGAAGATGGTGACAAGGAAAGTGACAAATCTGTTAAAATTCCCATGAAAAAG GGAACTTTGGTAGACAACTCTCTTACTTCAGCACATTCTGCGAAAAAAATGGCACAGAACGAA CCCAAAACTCCTGCCAGCAACCAAAGTCAGGCTACTGGGTCAAAGACACTTTTTGTTGGGAATTTATCGTACAATATAGAGCATGAACAAGT TAAGCAATTTTTTGAGGAGGCTGGTGAGGTTGTTGATATTCGTTTGGCTACTTTCGAAGATGGGAGCTTCAGGGGTTTTGGACATGTTGAATTCGCTACAGCTGAagttgctcagaag GCACTCGAATTTGCTGGTCATGACCTGATGGGACGGCCGGTCAGGCTTGATCTGGCTATCGAGAGGGGTGCATACACTCCTGGCAGCGG GAGGGACAGTAGTTCTTTCAAGAAGTCTGCTCAAAGGTCAGGCAACACTGTGTTTATTAAAGGCTTTGATAGATCTCTTGGAGCGGATCAG ATCCGAAGCTCTCTTGAAGAACATTTTAGCTCATGTGGTGAGATTACACGAATTTCAATTCCAAAGGATCATGATACTGGTGAAAGCAAAGG GATGGCATACATGGATTTTAAGGACCAGGATTCCTTGTCTAAAGCTTATGAGCTGACTGGATCtgatcttggtggcttcaacttgtatgttgaTGAAGCGAAGCCTAGACCTGATAACAACAGAGATGGTGGCTTCAGTGGTGACAGGCGTGGTGGTTTCAGTGGAAGAGGATGGAGTGACATAGGCTGTGGACGTGATGGAGGCCGTGGacgcggaagaggaggaaggggtgACAGAGGCCGTGGAGGCCGGGGTACGCCTTACAGGCAGAACCCTGGTACAGTTAGTACAG GAAAGAAGACAACATTCGGTGACGACTGA